A stretch of Babesia bigemina genome assembly Bbig001, chromosome : III DNA encodes these proteins:
- a CDS encoding HCNGP-like family protein, putative produces MNQTHSADVPEVADVEVPQALKENIEHLKQLHQRGCTINNNIEQSKVMKVFNIEGHCSNYSKHVYDPDYYVALARETEPETQQPRKDSQTCGQNAKAEAANAAEARGRPSGWSTD; encoded by the exons ATGAACCAGACACATAGCGCCGATGTGCCTGAGGTGGCCGATGTAGAGGTGCCGCAGGCACTGAAG GAAAACATAGAGCACCTCAAACAGCTCCACCAGCGGGGATGCACCATCAACAACAACATCGAGCAATCC AAGGTCATGAAGGTGTTCAACATCGAGGGGCACTGCTCGAACTACAGCAAGCACGTTTACGACCCCGACTACTACGTCGCGCTGGCGCGGGAGACTGAGCCTGAAACGCAGCAGCCGCGCAAGGACAGCCAGACATGCGGCCAGAACGCAAAAGCGGAAGCAGCTAACGCCGCGGAGGCACGTGGCAGACCGTCGGGCTGGTCAACGGATTGA